Proteins found in one Zea mays cultivar B73 chromosome 1, Zm-B73-REFERENCE-NAM-5.0, whole genome shotgun sequence genomic segment:
- the LOC100285345 gene encoding uncharacterized protein isoform X1, with product MVIPPPARAPAITKFLKPYILKMHFTNSFVSAQVIHTPTATVACSASSQEKLLRPSMESTRDVAAAAKIGKLLGERLLFKGIPAVSVSMSRDQKYHGKVKAVIDSLRGVGVKLL from the coding sequence ATGGTTATCCCTCCACCAGCTAGGGCTCCTGCAATCACCAAGTTCCTCAAGCCGTATATTTTGAAGATGCATTTCACAAACAGTTTTGTGAGCGCTCAGGTCATCCACACACCGACAGCCACGGTCGCATGCTCTGCAAGCTCTCAGGAGAAACTCCTGAGGCCAAGCATGGAGTCGACACGGGATGTTGCTGCGGCTGCAAAGATTGGGAAGTTGCTTGGAGAGCGCTTGCTGTTCAAGGGTATCCCTGCAGTATCTGTCTCCATGTCAAGAGACCAGAAGTACCATGGCAAGGTCAAGGCCGTGATAGATTCTCTAAGAGGTGTTGGTGTGAAATTGCTGTAG
- the LOC100280354 gene encoding Heat shock 70 kDa protein 6, chloroplastic, which yields MEGGKPTIVTNAEGARTTPSVVAYTKSGDRLVGQIAKRQAVVNPENTFFSVKRFIGRKMNEVDEESKQVSYLVIRDDNGNVKLDCPAIGKQFAAEEISAQVLRKLVDDASKFLNDKVTKAVITVPAYFNDSQRTATKDAGRIAGLEVLRIINEPTAASLAYGFEKKNNETILVFDLGGGTFDVSVLEVGDGVFEVLSTSGDTHLGGDDFDKRIVDWLAGNFKNDEGIDLLKDKQALQRLTEAAEKAKMELSSLTQTNMSLPFITATADGPKHIETTLTRAKFEELCSDLLDRLRTPVDNALRDAKLQFKDIDEVILVGGSTRIPAVQELVKKMTGKDPNVTVNPDEVVALGAAVQAGVLSGDVSDIVLLDVTPLSLGLETLGGVMTKIIPRNTTLPTSKSEVFSTAADGQTSVEINVLQGEREFVRDNKSIGSFRLDGIPPAPRGVPQIEVKFDIDANGILSVSAVDKGTGKKQDITITGASTLPKDEVERMVGEAEKFAKEDKEKRDAIDTKNQAESVIYQTEKQLKELGDKVPGDVKGKVESKLQELKDAVAGGSTQTMKDAMSALNQEVMQIGQALYSQQGAPGAGPGAADASSAGSAGTSEKPGDGGDVIDADFTDSK from the exons ATGGAGGGCGGCAAGCCCACGATTGTTACCAACGCAGAGGGGGCGCGGACCACGCCCTCGGTGGTGGCGTACACCAAGTCCGGCGACCGCCTCGTTGGCCAGATCGCCAAGCGCCAGGCCGTGGTCAACCCGGAGAACACCTTCTTCTCCGTCAAGCGCTTCATCGGCCGCAAGATGAACGAGGTCGACGAGGAGTCCAAGCAGGTCTCGTATCTCGTCATCAGGGACGACAACGGCAACGTCAAGCTCGATTGCCCGGCGATTGGCAAGCAGTTCGCAGCTGAGGAGATCTCCGCACAG GTGCTGAGAAAGCTGGTGGATGATGCATCAAAGTTTTTGAATGACAAGGTCACAAAGGCAGTGATCACAGTCCCTGCTTACTTCAACGATTCACAAAGGACAGCAACCAAAGATGCTGGCCGCATTGCTGGGCTGGAGGTTCTGCGTATTATAAATGAGCCTACCGCCGCATCACTAGCATAtggttttgagaaaaagaacaatGAAACAATTCTGGTTTTTGACCTCGGAGGTGGCACCTTCGATGTTTCAG TTCTTGAAGTCGGTGATGGTGTTTTCGAGGTGCTGTCTACATCAGGTGACACTCACCTTGGTGGTGATGACTTTGACAAG AGAATTGTAGATTGGCTCGCTGGGAACTTCAAGAATGATGAGGGTATTGATTTGCTAAAAGATAAGCAAGCACTGCAGCGATTGACAGAAGCAGCTGAGAAGGCAAAGATGGAACTGTCATCTTTGACCCAAACAAACATGAG CTTGCCTTTTATTACAGCTACTGCAGATGGTCCCAAGCATATTGAGACTACTCTTACCAGGGCTAAATTTGAAGAGCTATGCTCAGATCTCCTTGACAG GCTGAGGACCCCTGTGGACAATGCCCTTAGAGATGCAAAGTTGCAATTCAAAGATATTGATGAGGTTATTCTTGTTGGTGGCTCAACTAGAATACCAGCTGTTCAGGAGCTTGTCAAGAAAATGACAGGAAAGGACCCCAATGTGACAGTCAACCCTGATGAGGTTGTTGCACTTGGAGCAGCTGTGCAG GCTGGAGTTCTGTCTGGTGATGTTAGCGACATTGTACTTCTTGATGTGACCCCCTTGTCCCTAGGTTTGGAGACACTGGGTGGTGTCATGACCAAGATTATCCCACGGAATACAACCTTGCCTACCTCAAAGTCGGAAGTTTTCTCAACAGCAGCTGATGGCCAGACTAGTGTGGAGATCAATGTTCTCCAAGGAGAAAGAGAGTTTGTGAGAGACAACAAGTCTATTGGTAGCTTCCGGCTTGATGGAATCCCTCCTGCCCCACGTGGTGTACCACAGATCGAAGTCaagtttgatattgatgctaacgGTATCCTCTCTGTCAGTGCTGTGGACAAGGGTACAGGGAAGAAGCAGGATATCACAATTACTGGTGCTAGCACTCTGCCAAAGGACGAG GTGGAGAGGATGGTTGGCGAAGCTGAGAAGTTTGCAAAGGAGGACAAGGAGAAGCGAGACGCCATTGACACCAAGAACCAAGCCGAGTCGGTCATCTACCAGACCGAGAAGCAACTGAAGGAACTAGGGGACAAGGTCCCAGGTGACGTCAAGGGGAAAGTCGAGTCGAAGCTGCAAGAGCTCAAGGATGCTGTTGCTGGTGGCTCCACGCAGACGATGAAGGACGCCATGAGTGCGTTGAACCAGGAAGTCATGCAGATCGGGCAGGCCCTCTACAGCCAGCAGGGTGCCCCAGGCGCAGGACCTGGTGCAGCTGATGCTTCTTCTGCTGGTTCAGCGGGCACTTCTGAGAAGCCAGGTGACGGAGGCGATGTGATTGACGCAGATTTTACTGACAGCAAATGA